CACCTGAGTTCAAGTcgttttaaaaaaacaattcaaGTTTAGCACTTCAGTTTTAGTCCGTTCAagttcaaattattttggttcgGGTTTGGGTCAATTTGGATTAGAGTAACTTGGTCTCACAATCAAATTCGAATCTTTTCGAATTTGGATCATCTAGGTTTGAATCAATTTTGAATTtaagttagttttgatttggatcattcaagtttgcaagtccaATTTTTTAGGATTTGATATTCAAGTTCCAATTATTTCGAGTTGAtatcattcttttaaaaaaaattcaattcattaaatagggaaagcaaacaaaaaaatataacaaaaaatcaAACCACTGAAACAAAGTCAAGCGGCTTATCTCATACATCCGATCCTACCGTTTGATATCTTCTCGTTCAAAAAAAGTATTCTTCAAAAGAGAGGGTAGAGGAATATCATCCCCTTTCATGTGGTTTGCATGTAACAAGACTACCCAAGCTAACGAGTGAGTTCCTTTATTTGCAAATCGACGAGTCCAATAAAAAATTTGacactaaaattgaaatttcacTTTTAAAAGCAAACAAGCATAaggcaaaattattattttttatctagATTACTTTcaaatctattttaaatttatattaatcaaataaaaattaaccccattactaaaataatacattaataacaattcaaatttaatttaattagatttcataaaataattaaaataaaaaaataaaaaaatagagctGACATCATATCATGAACTTCTACAACATGAGGGGAATTTAACgagaaaaaattatataaaattaaaataccacTTCAGTATTTTCATCCTAAATACTGAAATAACATgcttttattgaaaataaatataaaaaacatgatatctcaatttcattcaatcttTTCTCTTCTCGTTAATGGCTCAATTCCCTATACTAACTTAAACCACCATTAATTTGACTATTTCTTTGCATCATCCATCCAAAATTAACAAATCATAATAATGTTTCCTTAACTTCTCCGTAAACCCATATCTGATCATTAAAAACCCCCCACAATAACCAGCCGTTGAGATCTTGGTACTAAGAAATGGTGCCACGTGGCATCATATTATCATAGCTATTTATGGAGTTTGGTGCGGCCCTCACAGCTAACAATGTAATCtcataatctttttttttaaaaaagaattcaaTAATTAGAAACTAACTTTAGCAAGACACTTGTCAAtgccaaatttcaaacttttgttttgtttgttgttttgggtgtaaatttaaaatctttcattttatctttttctttgggtttttttttttcatttggtgaTTTATTGCAAAGAccccatttttgaaaattttgtaactTTATCTGAAATTTTGAGAAATGGGGTTTTTAAATATTTCAGTCATTGCTGTTGTTGTTATTGGTTCATTTTGATAATATTGTTGTTTGTAGAGAGAAGAAGGATCCTAAAAAATAGATGCAGATTTCAAGTGTTGGTGGAATGGGGTTGCTTGATTCTCTTTTAGGTGCTGATGGAAGAAAATCCTTCAAAAGGAAAGACAGTGATGCAGGTGAAGCAGGTTTGTCTTAAAATTCCTTCAAAAATTCTCAgattcatgttttgttttataaCATTATGGTTTAtgttttgtttccttttctttttggcCATTAATGAGCTATTTATGGAAAAAAAATGGCCAGCATGCCAGAGTTGTAGTGGAAAACAAAATGGTATTTTCTTGCATGATTGATCTGTACCTTAAAAGAAATGTTTTGATGTTCTTGTTTTTAGGCAAAGCATTGGAGGAGCTGAGGGGTTCCCTATACAATGAGCTTAGAACATCAGAAGGAGCCAAGCGGCAACAACAACGATTTTGCGGACCGGTGGTGGCGATGACGTTCAATTTCTTCGTGGCCGTCGGGATTATTCTAACCAACAAACTAGTAAGTTCCTTCGAACTCTGTTTGCTTAAGATGTTTGTCATCTCTCTGTTTCGTGATGAGTTACGATTTATTAGATTTTACTTTTTTCAGGTGATGGGGAGAGTTGGATTCAATTTCCCAATCTTCTTAACCTTACTACATTACGCCGTATCATGGCTTTTACTAGCAATTTTCAAGACACTTTCATGGCTTCCGGTTTCCCCTCCTGCGAAAACGACTCCTTCCTCATCTATTTTCTTGTTGGGAGCTATAATGGCTTTCGCGTCCGGTCTTGCTAATACCAGCTTAAAGTATAACAGGTCCGAGAATTCCCGGTGTTCAAACACCGAATTCGCTCATTAATCCGATTTTCCTCACCATTTTGACCTCATTTTGCAGTGTTGGTTTCTACCAAATGGCTAAGATCGCGGTCACTCCGACCATCGTTCTTGCGGAATTCGTTCTCTTCCGGAAAACCGTATCATTCAAAAAGGTGCATCGACAAACACCCTTCGGCTCTCTCCGATTATCCGGTCTTATACTCTGTTTGTTCTTTGCAGGTATTGGCTCTAGGGGCTGTTTCCGCCGGTGTCGCGGTGGCCACGGTAACAGATTTACAGTTCAACGCCTTCGGAGCATGTATCGCCCTTGCATGGATAGTCCCAAGTGCCATAAACAAGATTTTGTGGTCTAGTTTACAGCAACAAGCGAATTGGACAGCCCTTGCGTAAGTGACAAGTAATGTAACATTGATTGTTATGGTTGTTTTAGTTTGTGTCGGAAAAATGATGATGTCTGAAATGTAGGTTGATGTGGAAGACAACCCCAATTACAATCTTCTTCTTGTTAGCATTAATGCCATGGTTGGATCCACCTGGAGTTTTGTTGTTCAAATGGGATATAAACAACTCTTGTGCAATTCTCAGTTCAGCTTTGCTTGGTTTTCTTTTACAATGGTctggtgcactggctttagggTAAGTTTCAGATACACCTCTCAATTTTTATCTGAGTTTGAGATATCAGTCCGATTAGTCCGAAACCAACAACTTGAATCCGTCCAATGTAAACCTAAATTGACCTGAGCTCAAAATAGCCTGAACTCAAAATGACCTTCCATGATTGAACAAGTAAATCGGAATGATCCGAATCTAAAGTTATCAAAGCCTAAAATAATCTAAACCCCAAGTGATTAGAACCTAAAATGACCCAAACCCATAATGATTTGACCTAAAAGCCCGACTAACTAGAACTTGTAACTACTTGAACCCAAAAGAGCCCTAACTCAAACTTGATTTGAACCCGAAACTGACTCAATTTGATTTAGTTCAACACAAACCCTGATCCACCTAAGCCCGAAATAATCTAAAtctaaaataacctaaaattacTCAATACGTGAATCAAAATTATTCAAATCTAATGTTATTAAAACCCAAAATGATTTGAACTCGATggttaaaatctaaaattattcAAACCTATGATGACCTTTCCTTAAAACCCGAGCTTGAAAACCCGAACAACCTGAACTCAAAATGGACCCAAAATTATCTGAATCTCAAGTGACAAGAACCAAAATGATCCAAACACAAAGTAATCAAAACCTAAAATAATCAGAATAACCCAAAACTAAAATGAGTCAAACTCGAACtagaaataacttaaaatttaaaacccataTCCATCctaataacttaaaatttaaaacccataTCCATCCTATCGAAATTAATCCAATTCAAATTAACCCCACTGTGAAACTGAAAAGTAAAGTGTTAGACAACCTAATTTTCAGGTAGCAGTCTCTGTCTGTTTGTTGTAACTTGGGTTTAAAgcaatttatatacttttttttccccttttgtaGGGCAACTTCTGCAACATCACATGTTGTTTTAGGACAATTCAAAACTTGTGTCATACTTGTTGGAGGATACATTCTTCTGGATTCCGATCCGGGGCTGGTGAGTCTTTCCGGTGCCGTCTTTGCACTCGCCGGCATGTCGGTTTACACGTCACTGAACTTGAAAGAATCAAAAGACGGCTCAAATAAGCAGATTCCAGTACAAACTCCTGTATCCAAAACAAAAACCAGTGAAAACGGCAGTGAAGACTCGACGGCAATAAAGACTACAAACGAtgtgtaaaaaagaaaaatacagaAACAAAAAAAGAGATTGTATAGACAATGAAAACAAAGAGCTAAAGagcatttggaaaaaaaattcagGGTTTGTTTAAACAGTACAGTGTAATTACTCGGGTAGTAATTACACTATTttgtaattacaaaaaaaatttaattttttagactTGTTTGGCTGATAGAGTGCAATTACATCGTAATTGTACTTACACGATTAAACGTatcaattactataaaaaaattattagtatgataaaaatattttctaaacaggtaataaatattaaaatcaaattatcgtATTTATTAGGTTAGTCTACAAAAGTAGTTGATACtatgattactaataaaaataacaagaaaaataaacgtatgcaattttatctaattgttctattgcatatttatcgggttattccctttttaatatttaacatatgctcgGTTATCATCATCTTTTCATGTATTCTTCAAAATATGAATCATCTTAATTCCACCTATAATTGaagtgttatgaaatatgcaacatgTTAGTACGACCTAACCTTATTCTTTTTATCCATATTACGATgatgttaatatgagaaatattgttttagaacaacaaatgtcTTCTTAATCACATTTCGAAACATTGAATGTCTTAAACTAAAGAGTTCACAAGCTAGCTATAGTGCTTGTGTCTGGCATCATTCTCTCAAATAGTATCATACCCCACGATATGGTATAAGAAATTTTTTTGTATTTGCATAATTAGCATCGACCTTCAATATTTGGGTTCATAGTCCAAATAGTCcatagtttaattataaaaacttatatagacttaatttggagaaaaattATGCTAGATTATATCCATTTTTCTAAtatgtaaattaagtaaaaaataatataaaatttgtaatatataatctttataaacaatgttttataaattatccaATAACTTTcataacatttttataaataatataattttttgtcataactttaaaatttttttagaaattaaataatatattttttattataatttataaaatacacaattttttataatatatatttttgggtttataatataaattttttttaccttaatcGCTCCAATCACTCGTATGTAtttatgcttataatataatttttataactttttttttgggacaatttaattagtttagatagGTTTAAAACAAAGAAATTTGCATACAAAaacctataatttattttacaaaatattttagataaatCTGAATTAGACTTTGAGTTAGTTGAGTTCGAATAAGTTTTTTAGATCACTCGAGTTCAGATCATTTTAGTTTTAGATAATTTTAAGTTCATGTAGCTTGAGTTTCTTGAGTTATTTTAGGTTttgattattttagattttaatcaAGATTTATTTTGGGCAACTTGTTAAGTTTGAATTAAGTCAAATtcaagttaattttgaattcgaataaatttgattttaaattagatAAGTTTAGATTATTGAATTTTATAGTCAACTATTGACTTTCATAATTGAATTGAGTTTAAATTTCATCGAATCAGTTTGAGACACAATTGACACATTTAAACCTATCAATTAAGGCCGAATCAAATCCATATCTAGGTGAATGCAAATTGTCAAGTTCCAAACCATTTTCGAGTTCAGATAAAAAATGGAAAATCCAAACTCATTTTTAATCCGCAAGACTGACACTGACAGGTTCAAATAAAGGAAACCAGTTTCCAACCTGATCAGCCCGATTTAATTTGAAGAAAACGAGCAAATTTTCGTTCAGTAAGAGAGCACCGCTATGTACAGTGAAAAGACACGTTGCAATATAAGGAGAACGCAAATTCGAACACTGAAGACGATATTGTTAGGAAAAACAGCTACAAATCCTGAACATGAACCGTAAAACGGATATGAAAGATACCAatagatataaataataataataataataataataataataatagagcaACAATCAATTAAAAGAAACTAGAAGAAACTTGCCATATACCAATCACAGCTTGTATCATTCTTTCCTCcctattcaaaatttaatatacaGGTGagataatggaaaaataaaaggaaaaattggtGAAATCTCACCTAATCTAATATCTCTATCCATCTCTTTAAATTCCTCCTATTCAGCATCTTATGTGAATAATAAGTTCCAAAAGAAACAACATTAAGAGATATGGTGGGAAATAATATGGCAAAGGGATATTTCCCCACCATACATAAACCCTAATATATTTACACCCCCAGAAAAGAAAGAACAGTTCAGAGTTTCACCCATTCTTGAGAGTTCCTCCATGTGTTTCTACGTTGGGTCATTGTTGTTGTAAGATTTTAACGGTTCAGTAATTAGTGTTCCAGTTTAATTGTGCAAGTTGAGGCTGCTGATAAGCACCGGATGCAGGAATCGCGGTTTCCGTGGCTTGAGACTGTTGAAGGAGGTTATTGGTGTTGGAAGGAGGAGCTATTGTTTGTGATGGCTGATAGAGTCCAGCAATGGCACCGTGACTGGCCTGTGCAGGAGAGAAAGGAAGCTGGGGGCCGTGAAGGGGGTACAATGGATTATACAGCAAGCTGGATAAATCTTGCGCAGGTGAAGCAGTCATCCAGATAGCCGAACCTTCATTCTGCAAAAAACAGATATATCAAAGCATTGTGTTAAATTCTTCTAACAGCTAATAAAGAACACTACGATATAATGTATTGAAATATAACTCAACTCGCCTAATTGACAGGTCTATATAGAAGGAAAGGGAAAGCAAAACGAACCAATGGTCCAGTTGTGTATATATGGTTTTCCTTCAATTGCGAAGCTGCAAGATCCTCCTTGCTGCTAGAACTTCCAGAGGTCACTGATGGAACAGATAAATTGAAACCAACAGGTGGAGGGGTCAATGGACCATAACCAGAAGGAATTGCGAAGTGAGCTGGGTTTCCAGCATTAGTTCCAGGCTTGAACTGTGAAAGAGGGAACTTGACCCCAGGTGCAGCTGCTCCAGGAGGCACGTACAGATTGCCAGTTGATGGTTGCTGGGGGAGACCAGCAAGGGTTAAATATTGATGCATTGCATGCATATAAAAAGGGGGAAGATAGTGGGGATAAGGGAAGTAATTAGGCGGAAATGGCTGCCTGAAGAGGTGAACTGCTTGTGGGGCTGCACCAACGGAGCTCTGAAGAGGTGGTGTTGAAGTACCAGATGGAACTGGTGTATTCCCACCCTAAAAGTTTGACAAATCGACAGTAAAAAGCATGTACAATAGTATAAGCAACAGACTGAACATTTAATTGCACTGTTAAAAGGGAAACTAACAGTACAAGTTAATTCTATGAAATCTACAGTTGTATGTGATAACTTTTCTTGTTGTATTCCATACAccgaagaaaaaagaaaggatgcAAATACCAAGTACCAAAACATTTTTTAAAGCACACTATAACCCTATGATATTCGGACTCAAGTGTGAGTGTCCATATGGTTTCCTAAGTTTTTGCATATATTTGGAGGATCCTTAGAGGTCATATCCCCATATCCATGTGTCGGACAAAAGTATTTCGAGAAAAATGAGGAGTTCAAGTAACATAGTTCTAAGCCAACTAAGTAGATGCTTGGAAccaaaatttagtaatttatacCGTGAAATCAGAAAATAAGACAGTAGATAGGAAGAAGTGCTTACAGCAAAGTTTGCAAGGCGAGAAACATCATGCACCCAAGCCTCAGGTCCATCAAACTGTGATAGGTGGCCTGCAGATGCTGGCATTAAGCCGAACCCATAGCTGGGGGCATTTGGAATGACAGGCGGATTACCTTCAGGGTGCAAATGCACTTCTTGAGTTGACTGATCATTCAACTCAGCAACAGAGGGAACATTGCCTTCTGGTTTGGGCACTTCCTCTAACTCAGGAGGAGATCGCGGTTGATCAGCATTGTCCCCTTCTGCAGGTGATAATATACCTTGGCTTCTGAGGAAATCATAGAAGGCTCAATAagatctaaaatattaaaaaacaaaatagtatACCTAGGAATACTGTTTAGAGGTTCCAAACCTCTAGCTTTATATACCATTGGCAAATTATGCACATTTATAAACTACAGTATTTATTCATCCAACATGTTTAAGCCTACCTAGAAGTGTAATTGAGCTGAGCCGAGCCGAGCCCAAATACTGCCAAGCTTGAGCTTACCGAACATCTATTTTTAAGCTCGATCTCGGCGCGATATATAATCAAGCTACTCAAGCTCGATTAAGCTCATTTACCAATTTTTGTACTCAAGCTCGAATTTGAGCTTGACTAAATAATTAAGCTTAGGgttaataacatatattaaggacaataacgtaatttaataatataaaaatatgaaaaggtCAATCAGGCTCACAAGCCATTCAAGTCAAGTATTACTAAACTTGAATTTGGCTCGATTGATAGCTCGAGCTCGGCTCAAAAATTACCAGATCaagttcaaatttatttttagttgaaCTTGAGTAGCTTGTGAGCACAAGTGTCTCATTTACACCCCTAAGCCCACCAGAAGATACGACAGAAAACTATTCTTACAACTCTTTTAAACAGTTAAAGAGCAAAACATCGGGGCTCCATATCAACTAAGTATGAAACTAGAACTAACATACCACCAACACCTAAAAAACTAATTgctgagatgaaagaaaagtgtttgaacATTGGATACTTTCTAGCAGAAGGAAAacattaatcaaacaaaatatagATTCAAATAAGTTCAGAAACTAATATCCACAAACCTAGAAGATGGCTCTCCAGCAAGTTCATCACTACTCGGAGAAGTTTC
The genomic region above belongs to Gossypium hirsutum isolate 1008001.06 chromosome D05, Gossypium_hirsutum_v2.1, whole genome shotgun sequence and contains:
- the LOC107920918 gene encoding nucleotide-sugar uncharacterized transporter 2 yields the protein MQISSVGGMGLLDSLLGADGRKSFKRKDSDAGEAGKALEELRGSLYNELRTSEGAKRQQQRFCGPVVAMTFNFFVAVGIILTNKLVMGRVGFNFPIFLTLLHYAVSWLLLAIFKTLSWLPVSPPAKTTPSSSIFLLGAIMAFASGLANTSLKYNSVGFYQMAKIAVTPTIVLAEFVLFRKTVSFKKVLALGAVSAGVAVATVTDLQFNAFGACIALAWIVPSAINKILWSSLQQQANWTALALMWKTTPITIFFLLALMPWLDPPGVLLFKWDINNSCAILSSALLGFLLQWSGALALGATSATSHVVLGQFKTCVILVGGYILLDSDPGLVSLSGAVFALAGMSVYTSLNLKESKDGSNKQIPVQTPVSKTKTSENGSEDSTAIKTTNDV